The window CCAGATTGTTTGAACTCAAATGTATAGGAATCCTCTGTTGTGGTTAGGATTTTAAATAGATAGGCTCTACTATCAGCGTTCGTTTTTGGATTGATAGGTATAACGCGCCATTCACAGGGATTGATCCATTCAATGCGTGATGTATCAATTTGATTCTCAAAATATTCTATTTGAAGATCCTCAGTGCGTTCAAATCTAGTTTTTAGTAACTTTCCTCCAGATTCTTGCTCCCAGACAAACGATCCAGTTCTAAAGTCGGAACAATTCCGTTTGTTGGTATAAGTATCACAACTACTGACGGTCAATACCAGTAGGAGCAAAAGGCAACATTTTCCCATAACTATTTTTAAAAATTAGATATAATAATAAGTAGACGAACATGTGTATGAGCACAAGAGCTATAAATGCATACACTGGAACGCCTAACAATTGATAAGGCCAGGTGTAGGTCCATACTCCCATATTGATAGCTACCATTTCACCTATAGCAGGTATGATAAGCGTCAAGACAATCATCAAAACAATACGCTGGACCAAACTGGGATTTTTTAAAAAAGGAACCAGCTGATGTTCTAATTGGTACAAAATGTAAAAGGCCATCATCCATGCAAACGGCAACCAGGCGGGTAATGTGCTATCAATGTAATGGTATTCCCAATAGTCGTTTGACACTCCCCAATACTCTGCAACAATTCCGAAAACTCCAGTCATCAGCATTCCAGTTATTAGAATCCAATTTTTCGTCCCTTCAGGTTTGATCACTTTTACGTAAGCAACATGAAACAATTTGATCAGAATGAGACCCGCCACTATAAATGGATAGGTTTTTAATAATCCAATCGCTACACCAGCAATAGAAACTTTGAGAATTGCTTTAAAAAATTCTATTAAAACCTTAGAAAGTGAATGGAACATGCATCATTGATAAAGTGCAAAAATAATGCATAGCAAATCGTCGCTAACTACCTGTTGTAAAGAATCCCTATTTACAAATGCATTAGGCCATTAAGAATCAAAAGCTTCAAAAGTACAGTCGTCATAAATCAAAATTACTTTTGTGATATTCTTCCCTTTTTTTGAAAGAGTGGATGTGAGTAAATTGGTAGTCTCTGTTGATTCATTTTTAACTGGATCGATAGAGGTGGAGGTATTTGCCTGAGGTTCTTCCAGGCGTTTTTTACCTGATCCTGAATCTGTAGGTGTGACTATTTGAGGACTTTTTTCTAAAACTTCTGATGTAGAGTAGGTGCCTTTACCATTCAGCAACCAATACAAATCGACGTCTGGAAATTGCTTCAATACGGACATGATAAAATCGAGACTTGGCTTATTACGTCCTGACAATATATGTGAAATAGAACTGCGACCTACGCCGATTTGCTCTGCAAAACTTGAAGCATTCAGGTCATGACGCTCCATAATTTGTTCCAATCGCTTCGAAAAGTCTGCCGAATTTACCATGTGACAAATGTAAACATTTGGAGCCGTATATTATGTTTAAACCTGTAAACAATTCACTTTTTCACCTTGTTTCAATACTTTATATTGTTGTTATCACATCAATTAAAGGTTTAGCTATATTAAATCAAAAGCCTGATATAAAGTATGTAGATAGTATGACAGGCATTCGGTTTAGTTTCTTGGCAGTAAGGGGGTAGATATCAGGTGTAAATCATACAGAAATGTTTACAGTAATAAACATTATTTAAAATTGAACAGTTTACATTGGTAAACAATAAGATGTTTACAATTGTAACATGTGCTGTGTTTACTTGAATTCAACTGGTAAGCGCTAACTTTGCTCTTATGATGGAGAATACTCAGCAACAATCTAAGCCTTTGGGTCGGTACTTTACTTACCAAGAATTTGAAGATCAATTTTTACCTATAGTTCAATCTCTTCCTCAGGATACTTACACCTTCTCCTATTTAGGATCGTCTGTTCAAAATCGTTCCATTTACGGTTTGCAAATCGGTCACGGGAAATTGAAGATTCTGGCATGGTCGCAGATGCATGGCAATGAATCTACTTCTACTCGTGCATTATTAGATCTATTACAATCAACAGATTTAGATCAAATAATTAAAGGTGTGTCATTATATATTATTCCTGTTTTAAATCCAGACGGATTAGAAGATTGGACCAGAGTTAATGCAAATGGAGTGGATTTGAACCGAGATGCTTTGGAGTTAAGTCAGCCAGAAAGTTTGATACTAAAGGACGCATTAGATTTCTTTGAGCCAGACCTTGCATTGAATTTACATGGCCAACGCACCTTTTATGGATTGAATAACAGTGTTCTTCCTGCTCAGCTATCATTTTTGACCCCTTCAGGTGATTCCAATAAGCAAGTGACCGATTCTCGTTTACAGTCTATGTCTTTAATAAATGCCGTTGTTGAGCAGCTCTCAAGCTCCATGGGTGCGGGAATTGGTAGGTATGATGATGGTTATAATCCTAATTGTTGGGGCGATCACTGTCAGTCCCTTGGTATTCCTACGGTGTTGTTTGAGGCTGGGCATTCCGGTGACGATTACTCGAGAGATCAAGTAAAAGGTTTTTATCTGGAGAGCTTGAAGATTGTGATTAGCACAGCTAAAAGGAATATGACTTGGAGCGATGACACGGAAACCAAATACTTTAATATTCCAGAAATCCACAAGAGTTACTGTGACATTCTTATTAGAAACTTAAGCTCTAGTTGTAAATCTGTTGACCTCGCTGTGATGTATCACGAGCAGTTGATAGAAGGACAGCTCTGTTTTATCCCTATGATTTTTGCCATCAACGAGCCTAGCATTTTATATGGACATAGAACAATTGACTTAACCTCACACAAAACCTACAACGATGATTTGGTAATTTCTGAGGATATGGAGGTAAGCTCAGATTCACTAAAAATCCGTTCGTTTATTAAATAATCAATAAATCTTCAATAATATTAGGAATACACTGCTTCTATCTGTTATTTTGTATTAAAAATAAGAAGATACTATGAGGGCTAAAATAGATGATATCGACAAGCAGATTCTTGATGTACTAATTGAGAATACGCGTACACCTTTTACAGATATAGCAAAGCGTTTGAATATATCTGCTGGTACTGTTCATGTGCGGGTCAAGAAGATGGAAGAGTCTGGAATTATTCATGGTTCTTCTTTAACGGTAGATTACCGTCAACTGGGCTACAACTTCATTGCTTATATAGGAGTTTATCTAGAGAAAACCAGTCAAACGCAGTTTGTTCTTAGTCGAATTTCTGAAATTCCCTATGTCACCGTTGCTCACATCACCACAGGAAAATTCAATATTTTCTGTAAAATTAGAGCTAAGGATACCACTCATGCTAAAAAGATCATTTTCCAATTAGATGATATAGACGGCGTGAGTCGTACAGAAACGATGATCAGTCTAGAAGAAAGCATCAACGATAAGAAACGATTGTTGCACAAGGTATTTCAAGACCTATAATGATTTTCCGTAGAGATCTGCGTCCTGCAGAATATGCCGCCTATTACGAAGATTACATCAATTCCATACCCCAGGAAACAGAGATGATGATGCTTTTACAGGATTCTTTACAGGAGACTTTAAAGGTTGTAGAGCAAATTGATAAACCTTTTGACCATCGCTATGGTACAGATAAATGGAATATAGGTCAGGTACTTGCACATAATGTGGATACAGAGCGTGTTTTTTCCTACCGTGCCTTGTCCTTTATGAGAGGTGATGCTGCAGAGCTTCCTGGCTTTGATCAAGATGTGTATAGCAATAGCTTGAGGGAT of the Nonlabens marinus S1-08 genome contains:
- a CDS encoding Lrp/AsnC family transcriptional regulator gives rise to the protein MRAKIDDIDKQILDVLIENTRTPFTDIAKRLNISAGTVHVRVKKMEESGIIHGSSLTVDYRQLGYNFIAYIGVYLEKTSQTQFVLSRISEIPYVTVAHITTGKFNIFCKIRAKDTTHAKKIIFQLDDIDGVSRTETMISLEESINDKKRLLHKVFQDL
- a CDS encoding M14 family zinc carboxypeptidase encodes the protein MMENTQQQSKPLGRYFTYQEFEDQFLPIVQSLPQDTYTFSYLGSSVQNRSIYGLQIGHGKLKILAWSQMHGNESTSTRALLDLLQSTDLDQIIKGVSLYIIPVLNPDGLEDWTRVNANGVDLNRDALELSQPESLILKDALDFFEPDLALNLHGQRTFYGLNNSVLPAQLSFLTPSGDSNKQVTDSRLQSMSLINAVVEQLSSSMGAGIGRYDDGYNPNCWGDHCQSLGIPTVLFEAGHSGDDYSRDQVKGFYLESLKIVISTAKRNMTWSDDTETKYFNIPEIHKSYCDILIRNLSSSCKSVDLAVMYHEQLIEGQLCFIPMIFAINEPSILYGHRTIDLTSHKTYNDDLVISEDMEVSSDSLKIRSFIK
- a CDS encoding helix-turn-helix domain-containing protein, with the protein product MVNSADFSKRLEQIMERHDLNASSFAEQIGVGRSSISHILSGRNKPSLDFIMSVLKQFPDVDLYWLLNGKGTYSTSEVLEKSPQIVTPTDSGSGKKRLEEPQANTSTSIDPVKNESTETTNLLTSTLSKKGKNITKVILIYDDCTFEAFDS
- a CDS encoding DUF6989 domain-containing protein; amino-acid sequence: MFHSLSKVLIEFFKAILKVSIAGVAIGLLKTYPFIVAGLILIKLFHVAYVKVIKPEGTKNWILITGMLMTGVFGIVAEYWGVSNDYWEYHYIDSTLPAWLPFAWMMAFYILYQLEHQLVPFLKNPSLVQRIVLMIVLTLIIPAIGEMVAINMGVWTYTWPYQLLGVPVYAFIALVLIHMFVYLLLYLIFKNSYGKMLPFAPTGIDRQ
- a CDS encoding DNA topoisomerase IV — its product is MLLLVLTVSSCDTYTNKRNCSDFRTGSFVWEQESGGKLLKTRFERTEDLQIEYFENQIDTSRIEWINPCEWRVIPINPKTNADSRAYLFKILTTTEDSYTFEFKQSGRDQIYRGTAKKI
- a CDS encoding DinB family protein; amino-acid sequence: MIFRRDLRPAEYAAYYEDYINSIPQETEMMMLLQDSLQETLKVVEQIDKPFDHRYGTDKWNIGQVLAHNVDTERVFSYRALSFMRGDAAELPGFDQDVYSNSLRDFAFAKANLLESIEVVRRSTIDLFANATPEALGYTGVASGHTMAVRAIPFVICGHWNHHMRIIKELY